The genomic interval CTTGGGTTCTAGGGGTCGTTGCAACGCCTTTGATCAGGAGGACGTTGCAGGTGGGTACGTATCAGCGATTTGGTCGCTTCACGCCGCCGGCGGTTCGGGTGGCGTTCTGGGCCGGGATCCGTGGCGGGGCGAGTGTGCCCGAGGCGTCGGCGGCTGCCGGCGTGTCGCGCCAGTTGGGGGCGCGGTGGTTCCGCGAACGTGGGGGTGTGCTGCCACCACCTGCCACCCTGTCCGCGCGGTATCTGAGCTTTGACGAGCGCGAGGAGATCGCCCGGCTGCGCGCGCAGGGCAAGGGCCCCAGCGAGATCGGCCGGGTGATCGGGCGGGACAAGTCCACGATCAGCCGCGAGCTGCGGCGGGTGGAGAAGGTCCGCGCTGATCGCCATCGCGTGCACTACAAGGCCTCGGCCGCGCACCGTGACGCCATGGCCAAGGCGCGTCGGCCCAAGCCGTGCAAGCTGGCGAGGTATCTACCATTACGCGGCGAGGTCCAAAAGCGGCTCGAGGAGGGCGATAGCCCCGAGCAGATCGCCGGCCGGCTGCCGGTGGACTTCCCCGACGATCAGGAGATGCGGGTGAGCCACGAGACGATCTACCAGGCCCTATACGTGCAGGGCCGCGGCGCGCTGCGCCGCGAGCTGGCGGCG from Cumulibacter manganitolerans carries:
- a CDS encoding IS30 family transposase — translated: MGTYQRFGRFTPPAVRVAFWAGIRGGASVPEASAAAGVSRQLGARWFRERGGVLPPPATLSARYLSFDEREEIARLRAQGKGPSEIGRVIGRDKSTISRELRRVEKVRADRHRVHYKASAAHRDAMAKARRPKPCKLARYLPLRGEVQKRLEEGDSPEQIAGRLPVDFPDDQEMRVSHETIYQALYVQGRGALRRELAACLRTGRAVRKPRRSSTERRGRIPDMVSISERPAEAADRAVPGHWEGDLILGSTASGSAVGTLVERTTGFVMLLHLPRDHTAATVARAMCQKVGTLPEQLKRSITWDQGVEMAKHAEFTVQTGVPVYFCDPHSPWQRGSNENTNGLLRQYLPKGTDLSFYGPGMLDQIAHQ